From the genome of Streptomyces sp. NBC_01341, one region includes:
- a CDS encoding UDP-N-acetylmuramoyl-L-alanyl-D-glutamate--2,6-diaminopimelate ligase, whose amino-acid sequence MTTITPDPGNRNEKFRNPGPSLRERPGPPGTLTAVPHADQFQTTQKDAPVNYPGAPRPDRLRPTSLGELAARLGAGPQDAGEVTGITHDSRAVRPGDVYAALPGARLHGADFAAQAAGLGAAAILTDPSGAERAAATGLPVLVTENPRGRMGDIAAEIYGRPGAGLLQIGITGTSGKTTTAYLVEGGLRGAGRSTGLIGTVEMRIGDERIKSERTTPEATDLQALFAVMRERGVEAVAMEVSSHALVLGRVDGCVFDVAVFNNLSPEHMEFHSGMEDYFQAKAQLFTPERSKLGVVNFDDEYGRRLVDEASIPVVTFSAEGHPDADWRAEDVEVGPQDSTLTVIGPKGERITARAPLPGPFNVANTLAAIVTLAVAGVDPQIAADGVAAVPGVPGRLERVDAGQPYLAVVDYAHKTDAVESVLRSLQKVTEGRVHIVLGCGGDRDTTKRGPMGAAAARLADTAVLTSDNPRSEDPLAILAAMLSGAAEVPVHERGDVLVDADRAAAIAAAVARAEPGDTVLVAGKGHEQGQDIHGVVRPFDDRKILREAIEASLGRTPAPEARAHTHENNSQG is encoded by the coding sequence GTGACGACCATCACCCCCGATCCCGGGAACCGGAACGAGAAGTTCCGCAACCCTGGCCCCTCACTTCGCGAGAGGCCGGGTCCGCCCGGTACGCTCACCGCCGTGCCCCACGCTGATCAGTTCCAAACCACTCAGAAGGACGCGCCTGTGAACTACCCGGGAGCGCCCCGACCGGACCGGCTGCGGCCGACGTCCCTTGGAGAGCTGGCAGCCCGGCTCGGTGCCGGACCGCAGGATGCCGGAGAGGTCACCGGCATCACCCACGACTCCCGGGCGGTCCGTCCGGGGGACGTGTACGCGGCCCTGCCCGGTGCCCGCCTCCATGGCGCCGACTTCGCGGCCCAGGCCGCGGGCCTCGGAGCGGCCGCGATCCTCACCGACCCGTCGGGCGCCGAGCGCGCCGCAGCCACCGGCCTCCCGGTCCTCGTCACCGAGAACCCGCGCGGCCGGATGGGCGACATCGCCGCGGAGATCTACGGGCGGCCGGGTGCCGGACTGCTCCAGATCGGCATCACCGGCACGTCCGGCAAGACCACCACGGCCTACCTCGTCGAGGGTGGGCTGCGCGGCGCCGGACGCAGCACCGGACTGATCGGCACCGTGGAGATGCGGATCGGCGACGAGCGCATCAAGTCCGAGCGCACCACCCCCGAGGCCACCGACCTCCAGGCCCTCTTCGCCGTCATGCGCGAACGAGGCGTCGAGGCGGTCGCCATGGAGGTCTCCAGTCATGCCCTGGTCCTCGGCCGGGTCGACGGCTGTGTCTTCGACGTCGCCGTGTTCAACAACCTCAGCCCGGAGCACATGGAGTTCCACTCCGGCATGGAGGACTACTTCCAGGCCAAGGCGCAGCTGTTCACCCCGGAGCGCAGCAAGCTCGGTGTGGTCAACTTCGACGACGAGTACGGCCGCAGGCTGGTCGACGAGGCGTCCATCCCGGTCGTCACCTTCTCCGCGGAGGGCCACCCGGACGCCGACTGGCGGGCCGAGGACGTCGAAGTCGGCCCCCAGGACAGCACCTTGACCGTGATCGGCCCCAAGGGTGAGCGCATCACGGCCAGAGCCCCGCTGCCCGGCCCGTTCAACGTGGCCAACACCCTGGCCGCGATCGTGACGCTGGCCGTCGCGGGCGTCGACCCGCAGATCGCCGCCGACGGCGTCGCCGCCGTCCCGGGCGTCCCGGGCAGGCTGGAGCGCGTCGACGCCGGTCAGCCGTACCTCGCGGTCGTGGACTACGCGCACAAGACCGATGCCGTCGAGTCCGTCCTGCGCTCCCTGCAGAAGGTCACCGAGGGCCGGGTGCACATCGTGCTCGGCTGCGGCGGCGACCGGGACACGACCAAGCGGGGCCCGATGGGCGCCGCGGCGGCACGGCTCGCCGACACCGCCGTGCTGACCTCCGACAACCCCCGCTCCGAGGACCCGCTCGCGATCCTCGCGGCGATGCTCTCCGGCGCCGCCGAGGTGCCCGTCCACGAGCGCGGCGACGTGCTCGTGGACGCCGACCGGGCCGCGGCCATCGCGGCGGCGGTCGCCCGTGCCGAGCCCGGAGACACCGTGCTGGTGGCCGGAAAGGGCCATGAGCAGGGCCAGGACATCCACGGAGTGGTCCGCCCCTTCGACGACCGCAAGATCCTGCGCGAGGCCATCGAAGCTTCCCTGGGGCGCACGCCCGCCCCGGAAGCCCGCGCACACACCCACGAGAACAACAGTCAGGGATGA
- a CDS encoding UDP-N-acetylmuramoyl-tripeptide--D-alanyl-D-alanine ligase — MIALSLAEIAGIVGGQPHDVPDPSVTVTGPVVIDSREVRQGSLFAAFAGERVDGHDYAQRAVEAGAAAVLAARPVGVPAIVVDDVVAALGALARAVVERLGTTVVALTGSAGKTSTKDLIAQLLERKAPTVWTPGSLNNEIGLPLTALRATAETRHLVLEMGARGIGHIHYLAGLTPPRIGLVLNVGSAHLGEFGSREAIARAKGELVEVLPEDGVAVLNADDPLVRAMASRTKARVILFGEATEADVRGENVRLTEDGRPAFALHTPTGCSDVTLRLYGEHHVSNALAAAAVAHELGMSVTEIADALSGAGTLSRWRMEVTERPDGVTVVNDAYNANPESMKAALRALAAMGKARRAGGGRTWAVLGQMAELGDASLAEHDAVGRLAVRLNVSKLVAVGGKEASWLQLGAYNEGSWGEESVHVSDAQAAVDLLRSELRPGDVVLVKASRSVGLEKVAMALLETTEGEVAVR, encoded by the coding sequence GTGATCGCCCTTTCCCTCGCCGAGATCGCCGGAATCGTCGGCGGGCAGCCGCACGACGTCCCGGACCCGTCCGTCACCGTCACCGGCCCCGTCGTCATCGACTCCCGGGAGGTGCGGCAGGGCTCCCTGTTCGCCGCGTTCGCGGGCGAGCGCGTCGACGGCCACGACTACGCGCAACGGGCCGTCGAAGCGGGCGCGGCAGCCGTGCTCGCCGCCCGCCCCGTCGGTGTCCCGGCGATCGTCGTCGACGACGTCGTGGCGGCACTCGGCGCGCTCGCCCGCGCCGTCGTGGAGCGCCTCGGTACCACCGTCGTCGCGCTCACGGGTTCGGCGGGCAAGACGTCCACGAAGGACCTCATCGCCCAGCTGCTGGAACGCAAGGCGCCCACCGTGTGGACCCCGGGGTCGCTCAACAACGAGATCGGCCTGCCGCTCACCGCTCTGCGCGCGACGGCCGAAACGCGCCACCTCGTGCTGGAGATGGGCGCCCGGGGCATCGGCCACATCCACTATCTCGCCGGCCTGACACCGCCCCGGATCGGTCTGGTCCTCAACGTGGGCAGCGCCCACCTCGGGGAGTTCGGCAGCCGCGAGGCGATCGCACGGGCCAAGGGCGAGCTCGTCGAGGTCCTCCCGGAGGACGGGGTCGCCGTACTCAACGCCGACGACCCCCTGGTACGAGCCATGGCCTCCCGCACAAAAGCCCGGGTGATCCTCTTCGGAGAGGCCACGGAAGCGGACGTACGGGGAGAGAACGTGCGGCTCACGGAGGACGGCCGCCCCGCTTTCGCGCTCCACACACCCACCGGGTGCAGCGACGTGACCTTGCGCCTGTACGGTGAGCACCACGTGTCGAACGCGCTCGCCGCGGCCGCCGTCGCCCATGAGTTGGGCATGTCCGTGACTGAGATCGCCGATGCGCTCTCCGGAGCGGGCACCCTCTCCCGCTGGCGCATGGAGGTCACCGAGCGTCCGGACGGTGTGACGGTCGTCAATGACGCCTACAACGCGAACCCCGAATCCATGAAAGCCGCACTCCGTGCGCTGGCTGCCATGGGCAAGGCCCGACGGGCGGGAGGGGGGCGCACGTGGGCGGTGCTCGGTCAGATGGCCGAGCTCGGTGACGCGTCGCTCGCCGAGCACGACGCGGTCGGACGGCTCGCCGTCCGGCTCAACGTCAGCAAGCTCGTCGCTGTCGGGGGAAAAGAAGCCTCCTGGCTGCAACTGGGCGCATATAACGAGGGTTCGTGGGGTGAGGAGTCGGTGCACGTGTCCGACGCACAGGCGGCCGTCGACCTGTTGCGCAGTGAACTGCGCCCGGGAGACGTCGTGCTGGTGAAGGCGTCCCGGTCGGTCGGCCTGGAGAAGGTCGCCATGGCTCTGCTCGAGACGACCGAGGGCGAGGTCGCCGTCCGATGA
- the mraY gene encoding phospho-N-acetylmuramoyl-pentapeptide-transferase — protein sequence MRQILFAGAIGLFLTLVGTPLLIKLLARKGYGQFIRDDGPRTHGSKKGTPTMGGIAFILATIIAYVLAKVITGEEMRFSGVLVLFLMAGMGLVGFLDDYIKIVKQRSLGLRAKAKMAGQLIVGIAFAVLSLQFADARGNTPASTRLSFVEDFGWSIGPVLFCVWALFMILAMSNGVNLTDGLDGLATGASVMVFGAYTFIGLWQFQESCANATTLTNPQACFEVRDPLDLAVVASALMGACFGFLWWNTSPAKIFMGDTGSLALGGALAGLAICSRTEFLLALLGGLFVMITMSVVIQVGSFKMTGKRVFRMAPLQHHFELKGWSEVLVVVRFWIIQGMCVIVGLGLFYAGWAAKK from the coding sequence ATGAGACAGATCCTCTTCGCAGGGGCCATAGGGCTCTTCCTGACGCTGGTCGGCACACCGCTGCTGATCAAACTTCTGGCCCGCAAGGGCTACGGGCAGTTCATCCGGGACGACGGCCCGCGTACCCACGGCAGTAAAAAGGGCACGCCCACCATGGGTGGTATCGCCTTCATCCTGGCGACGATCATCGCGTACGTCCTGGCGAAGGTGATCACCGGCGAGGAGATGCGCTTCTCCGGTGTCCTCGTGCTGTTCCTGATGGCCGGGATGGGCCTCGTCGGCTTCCTCGACGACTACATCAAGATCGTGAAGCAGCGCTCGCTCGGTCTGCGGGCCAAGGCCAAGATGGCCGGCCAGCTGATCGTCGGCATCGCCTTCGCGGTGCTCTCGCTCCAGTTCGCGGACGCCCGCGGCAACACCCCCGCCTCGACCCGGCTCTCGTTCGTCGAGGACTTCGGCTGGTCGATCGGCCCGGTGCTCTTCTGCGTCTGGGCCCTGTTCATGATCCTTGCGATGTCCAACGGCGTGAACCTGACGGACGGTCTGGACGGCCTCGCCACCGGTGCGTCCGTGATGGTCTTCGGCGCGTACACCTTCATCGGCCTCTGGCAGTTCCAGGAGTCCTGCGCCAACGCGACCACCCTGACCAACCCCCAGGCGTGTTTCGAGGTCAGAGACCCACTCGACCTCGCCGTCGTCGCCTCGGCCCTGATGGGCGCCTGCTTCGGCTTCCTGTGGTGGAACACCTCGCCCGCGAAGATCTTCATGGGTGACACCGGTTCCCTCGCCCTCGGCGGTGCGCTCGCGGGTCTGGCCATCTGCTCCCGTACGGAGTTCCTGCTGGCCCTCCTCGGCGGCCTCTTCGTGATGATCACGATGTCCGTGGTCATCCAGGTCGGCTCGTTCAAGATGACCGGCAAGCGCGTCTTCCGGATGGCGCCGCTCCAGCACCACTTCGAACTCAAGGGGTGGTCCGAAGTCCTTGTGGTGGTCCGCTTCTGGATCATCCAGGGCATGTGCGTGATCGTCGGACTCGGCCTCTTCTACGCGGGATGGGCAGCAAAGAAGTGA
- the murD gene encoding UDP-N-acetylmuramoyl-L-alanine--D-glutamate ligase: protein MSDVDWQGKRVTVAGLGVSGVPAARALHERGALVTVVNDGDDERSRAQAAELEALGITVRLGDGDTLPESTELVVTAPGWKPGKPLFLAAAGAGVPVWGDVELAWRLRGPGAAPWLAVTGTNGKTTTVRMLASILEAAGLRTAAVGNIGVSLLDAVLGDEEYDVLAVELSSYQLHWAPSLRAHSAAVLNLAPDHLDWHGSMEGYAADKGRVYEGNTVACVYNAQDGATEDLVREADVEEGCRAIGFTLGTPGPSQLGVVDGILVDRAFVANRQKQAQELAEVGDVNPPAPHNIANALAAAALARAFGVEPAAVRDGLRAFRPDAHRIEHVADVGGVTYIDDSKATNTHAAEASLAAYEPIVWIAGGLAKGAAFDELVTGAAKRLRGVVLMGADRALIREALARHAPEVPVVDLDRTDTGAMSAAVREAARLAMPGDTVLLAPACASMDMFVNYNKRGEAFADAVRQLAGESA, encoded by the coding sequence GTGAGCGATGTGGACTGGCAGGGCAAGCGCGTCACGGTCGCGGGGCTCGGGGTCAGCGGTGTCCCCGCCGCCCGCGCCCTGCACGAGCGGGGCGCCCTCGTCACCGTCGTGAACGACGGCGACGACGAGCGCTCCCGCGCCCAGGCCGCCGAACTGGAGGCGCTCGGCATCACCGTGCGCCTCGGGGACGGCGACACCCTGCCCGAGTCCACCGAGCTCGTCGTCACGGCCCCCGGCTGGAAGCCGGGCAAGCCGCTCTTCCTGGCGGCCGCCGGGGCGGGCGTCCCGGTGTGGGGCGACGTCGAGCTCGCCTGGCGGCTGCGCGGCCCCGGCGCCGCGCCGTGGCTGGCGGTCACCGGGACCAACGGCAAGACGACGACCGTACGGATGCTCGCCTCGATCCTGGAGGCGGCCGGTCTGCGCACCGCCGCGGTCGGCAACATCGGAGTCTCCCTGCTGGACGCGGTGCTCGGCGACGAGGAGTACGACGTACTCGCCGTCGAGCTCTCCAGCTACCAGTTGCACTGGGCGCCCTCGCTGCGCGCCCACTCGGCGGCCGTGCTCAACCTGGCCCCGGACCACCTGGACTGGCACGGCTCCATGGAGGGCTACGCCGCCGACAAGGGCCGGGTCTACGAGGGCAACACCGTCGCCTGCGTCTACAACGCGCAGGACGGGGCCACGGAGGACCTCGTACGCGAGGCCGACGTCGAGGAGGGCTGCCGGGCGATCGGCTTCACCCTCGGCACGCCCGGGCCCTCCCAGCTCGGTGTGGTCGACGGCATCCTCGTCGACCGTGCCTTCGTCGCCAACCGGCAGAAGCAGGCCCAGGAACTGGCAGAGGTCGGCGACGTGAACCCGCCGGCCCCGCACAACATCGCCAACGCCCTGGCGGCGGCGGCGCTGGCCCGCGCCTTCGGCGTGGAACCCGCCGCGGTACGGGACGGGCTGCGGGCCTTCCGCCCGGACGCCCACCGCATCGAGCACGTCGCAGACGTGGGCGGCGTCACGTACATCGACGACTCCAAGGCCACCAACACCCACGCCGCCGAGGCGTCCCTCGCCGCCTACGAACCGATCGTCTGGATCGCCGGCGGTCTCGCCAAGGGCGCAGCCTTCGACGAACTGGTCACCGGGGCGGCGAAGCGGCTGAGGGGCGTCGTGCTGATGGGCGCCGACCGGGCGCTGATCCGTGAAGCCCTGGCGCGACACGCCCCCGAGGTACCGGTGGTCGACCTCGACCGGACCGACACTGGGGCGATGTCCGCGGCGGTCCGTGAGGCGGCACGGCTGGCGATGCCGGGTGACACCGTGCTGCTGGCCCCGGCCTGCGCCTCGATGGACATGTTCGTCAACTACAACAAGCGGGGCGAGGCGTTCGCGGACGCGGTCCGCCAACTCGCCGGCGAGAGCGCCTGA
- the ftsW gene encoding putative lipid II flippase FtsW has protein sequence MPADESSAARGAGRSRTNAATGRGPTPPVPAGPLPAGPGLPPGLALRSRPAAGPRRAPTPRGGARGGSTPPRPRGDHGVRGMFERARRAWDRPLTAYYLILGAGMLITVLGLVMVYSASSIKALELSRPSTYFFRKQFIAAVIGAGLMLLASRMPVKLHRALAYPLLMGTVFLMILVQVPGIGMSVNGNQNWIYLGGPFQLQPSEFGKLALILWGADLLARKQDKRLLAQWKHMLVPLVPVAFMLLGLIMLGGDMGTAIILTAILFGLLWLAGAPTRLFAGVLASAVLIGFVLIKTSPNRMSRLGCIGASEPGPGDSCWQAVHGIYALASGGWFGSGLGASVEKWGQLPEPHTDFIFAITGEELGLAGTLSVLALFAALGYAGIRVAGRTEDPFVRYAAGGVTTWITAQAVINIGAVLGLLPIAGVPLPLFSYGGSALLPTMFAVGLMIAFAREDPSARAALAMRRPGVRWKTMRRRVTKRPSGER, from the coding sequence ATGCCGGCCGACGAGAGCTCAGCCGCGCGCGGAGCGGGCCGCTCACGGACGAACGCGGCGACCGGCCGGGGGCCCACTCCGCCCGTGCCCGCCGGACCGCTGCCCGCGGGCCCGGGACTGCCCCCAGGGCTCGCTCTGCGGAGCCGGCCCGCCGCCGGCCCCCGGAGGGCCCCGACGCCCCGTGGCGGGGCGCGTGGCGGCAGCACACCGCCCCGGCCGCGCGGCGACCACGGCGTGCGAGGGATGTTCGAGCGGGCACGGAGGGCCTGGGACCGCCCCCTGACGGCGTACTACCTCATCCTCGGTGCCGGGATGCTGATCACCGTCCTCGGCCTCGTCATGGTCTACTCCGCCTCGAGCATCAAGGCACTGGAGCTGTCGAGGCCCAGCACGTACTTCTTCCGCAAGCAGTTCATCGCCGCCGTGATCGGGGCCGGGCTGATGCTGCTGGCCTCCAGGATGCCCGTCAAGCTCCACCGCGCACTGGCCTACCCGCTGCTCATGGGCACGGTCTTCCTGATGATCCTGGTCCAGGTGCCGGGGATAGGGATGTCGGTCAACGGCAACCAGAACTGGATCTACCTCGGCGGTCCCTTCCAGCTCCAGCCCAGCGAGTTCGGCAAGCTCGCCCTCATCCTGTGGGGGGCCGACCTGCTCGCCCGCAAACAGGACAAACGGCTGCTTGCGCAGTGGAAACACATGCTGGTGCCGCTCGTCCCGGTCGCCTTCATGCTCCTCGGGCTGATCATGCTCGGCGGGGACATGGGCACGGCGATCATCCTCACCGCGATCCTCTTCGGCCTCCTCTGGCTGGCCGGCGCCCCCACGAGACTCTTCGCCGGCGTGCTGGCCTCCGCCGTGCTCATCGGCTTCGTGCTGATCAAGACCAGCCCGAACCGGATGTCCCGGCTCGGCTGCATCGGCGCCTCCGAGCCCGGCCCCGGGGACTCCTGCTGGCAGGCGGTGCACGGAATCTACGCGCTCGCGTCCGGCGGATGGTTCGGTTCCGGACTCGGCGCGAGTGTGGAAAAATGGGGGCAACTTCCCGAACCCCACACCGACTTCATCTTCGCCATCACCGGGGAGGAACTGGGCCTGGCGGGGACGCTGTCGGTGCTGGCCCTCTTCGCGGCTCTAGGCTATGCGGGTATCCGCGTGGCCGGACGCACGGAGGACCCCTTCGTGAGGTACGCAGCGGGAGGCGTGACCACCTGGATCACGGCGCAGGCCGTGATCAACATCGGTGCGGTGCTCGGTCTGTTGCCGATCGCCGGTGTCCCGCTCCCCCTGTTCTCCTACGGGGGCTCGGCCCTGCTGCCGACCATGTTCGCGGTAGGGCTCATGATCGCCTTCGCGCGGGAGGATCCCTCGGCGAGAGCGGCCCTGGCCATGCGGAGGCCCGGGGTCAGATGGAAGACGATGAGACGGCGCGTCACGAAGCGTCCGTCCGGAGAGCGGTGA
- the murG gene encoding undecaprenyldiphospho-muramoylpentapeptide beta-N-acetylglucosaminyltransferase produces the protein MHVVLAGGGTAGHIEPALALADALRRQDPTVGITALGTERGLETRLVPERGYDLALIPAVPLPRKPTPELITVPGRLRGTIKAAEQILERTKADCVVGFGGYVALPGYLAAKRAGVPIVVHEANARPGLANKIGSRYAHGVAVSTPDSKLRGARYIGIPLRRTIATLDRARARPEARAAFGLDPNLPTLLVSGGSQGARHLNEVVQRIAPLLQRSGIQILHVVGPKNELPRVDNMPGMPPYIPVPYVDRMDLAYAAADMMLCRAGAMTVAELTAVGLPAAYVPLPIGNGEQRLNAQPVVNAGGGLLVDDAALSPEWVQANVLPVLSDPHRLYEMSRAAAEFGRRDADDLLVGMVYEAIASRRQA, from the coding sequence GTGCATGTCGTACTCGCCGGCGGGGGGACCGCCGGGCACATCGAGCCCGCGCTTGCCCTCGCAGACGCCCTGCGGAGGCAGGACCCGACCGTGGGAATCACTGCCCTCGGCACGGAACGCGGACTCGAGACCAGGCTCGTACCCGAGCGGGGGTACGACCTGGCACTGATCCCCGCCGTGCCGCTGCCGCGCAAGCCCACGCCCGAGCTGATCACCGTCCCGGGTCGGCTGCGCGGCACCATCAAGGCGGCCGAGCAGATCCTGGAGCGCACCAAGGCGGACTGCGTGGTCGGCTTCGGCGGCTACGTCGCCCTGCCGGGGTACCTCGCCGCCAAGCGCGCGGGTGTCCCGATCGTGGTCCACGAGGCCAACGCCCGGCCGGGCCTGGCCAACAAGATCGGTTCCCGCTACGCCCACGGGGTCGCGGTCTCCACCCCTGACAGCAAGCTGCGCGGCGCCCGCTACATCGGCATCCCGCTGCGGCGCACCATCGCCACCCTGGACCGGGCCCGGGCACGCCCCGAGGCACGGGCGGCCTTCGGTCTCGACCCCAACCTGCCTACCCTGCTGGTCTCCGGTGGTTCCCAGGGCGCGCGCCACCTCAACGAGGTCGTCCAGCGCATCGCACCGCTGCTCCAGCGGTCGGGAATCCAGATCCTGCACGTGGTCGGCCCGAAGAACGAACTGCCGCGCGTCGACAACATGCCCGGTATGCCGCCCTACATCCCGGTACCGTACGTGGACCGGATGGACCTCGCGTACGCCGCAGCCGACATGATGCTCTGCCGCGCGGGCGCGATGACCGTCGCCGAGCTCACCGCAGTCGGGCTGCCCGCCGCCTACGTCCCGTTGCCGATCGGCAACGGCGAACAGCGGCTCAACGCCCAGCCGGTGGTCAACGCGGGCGGCGGTCTGCTGGTGGACGACGCGGCACTGAGCCCCGAGTGGGTGCAGGCCAACGTCCTGCCGGTGCTCTCGGATCCGCACCGGCTGTACGAGATGTCCCGTGCGGCCGCGGAATTCGGGCGACGGGACGCCGACGACCTCCTCGTCGGCATGGTGTACGAGGCGATTGCCTCACGCCGCCAGGCGTGA
- a CDS encoding cell division protein FtsQ/DivIB, with amino-acid sequence MAGPTTAQRGEAERADTPARPPHISPQERRLTGRTRLVLAAAGVVLTAAGTLWVLYGSSWLRLERVTTTGTEVLTRAEVEAAAGAPVGDPLVSVDTGAIADRLRQKLPRIDSVDVVRSWPHGIALKVTERKPVLLVEKGGKFIEVDAKGVRFATVDEAPRHVPLLELAPERSAGLRRFGADRLLREAVRVAGDLPERVAGETESVRITSYDSALLKLTRERTVMWGSSEEGPAKARVLAALMKASPKAGHFDVSAPTAPAASKS; translated from the coding sequence GTGGCCGGACCGACGACCGCCCAGCGCGGCGAGGCCGAGCGGGCCGACACCCCGGCCCGCCCGCCCCACATCAGCCCCCAGGAGCGTCGGCTGACAGGCCGTACGCGACTCGTCCTGGCCGCGGCCGGCGTCGTGCTGACCGCGGCCGGCACCCTCTGGGTCCTCTACGGGTCGTCCTGGCTGCGCCTGGAGCGGGTGACGACCACGGGGACCGAGGTCCTCACCCGGGCCGAGGTGGAGGCCGCCGCGGGGGCCCCGGTCGGGGATCCCCTGGTCTCCGTCGACACGGGCGCCATCGCGGACCGGTTGCGCCAGAAGCTGCCTCGTATCGACTCGGTGGATGTCGTACGGTCATGGCCGCACGGAATTGCCCTTAAGGTGACCGAACGGAAGCCGGTCCTACTGGTCGAAAAGGGCGGGAAGTTCATCGAAGTGGACGCGAAGGGCGTGCGTTTCGCCACCGTGGACGAAGCGCCCCGGCACGTGCCTCTGCTGGAGCTGGCGCCTGAACGCTCGGCCGGCCTGCGCCGGTTCGGCGCCGACCGGCTGCTGCGGGAAGCGGTCCGCGTCGCGGGGGACCTCCCGGAACGGGTGGCCGGGGAGACCGAATCCGTACGGATCACCTCGTACGACTCGGCCCTCCTGAAGCTGACCCGTGAACGCACCGTGATGTGGGGCAGTAGTGAGGAGGGGCCCGCGAAGGCGCGGGTGCTCGCCGCACTCATGAAAGCGTCTCCCAAAGCAGGACACTTCGACGTGAGTGCCCCCACCGCGCCTGCCGCGTCCAAGAGTTGA
- the ftsZ gene encoding cell division protein FtsZ: MAAPQNYLAVIKVIGVGGGGVNAINRMIEVGLKGVEFIAINTDAQALLMSDADVKLDVGRELTRGLGAGANPAVGRKAAEDHREEIEEVLKGADMVFVTAGEGGGTGTGGAPVVANIARSLGALTIGVVTRPFTFEGRRRANQAEDGIAELREEVDTLIVIPNDRLLSISDRQVSVLDAFKSADQVLLSGVQGITDLITTPGLINLDFADVKSVMSEAGSALMGIGSARGDDRAVAAAEMAISSPLLEASIDGARGVLLSISGGSDLGLFEINEAAQLVSEAAHPEANIIFGAVIDDALGDEVRVTVIAAGFDGGQPPARRETVLGAGAGKREEPAPPARTAEPARPTGGLGSVPPREEPKAPAEPVPVANESSLPPASPPHVPTARPYQDSQAEELDVPDFLK, from the coding sequence GTGGCAGCACCGCAGAACTACCTCGCAGTCATCAAGGTCATCGGTGTCGGCGGCGGTGGTGTCAATGCCATCAACCGAATGATCGAGGTCGGTCTCAAGGGCGTCGAGTTCATCGCGATCAACACCGATGCGCAAGCACTGTTGATGAGCGACGCCGACGTCAAGCTCGACGTCGGCCGTGAACTCACCCGCGGCCTCGGCGCCGGGGCGAACCCGGCCGTCGGTCGTAAGGCGGCAGAGGACCACCGTGAGGAGATCGAGGAGGTCCTCAAGGGGGCCGACATGGTCTTCGTCACCGCCGGAGAAGGCGGCGGCACCGGCACCGGCGGCGCACCCGTCGTCGCCAACATCGCCCGTTCGCTGGGCGCCCTGACGATCGGCGTGGTCACCCGCCCGTTCACCTTCGAGGGCCGGCGGCGCGCGAACCAGGCGGAGGACGGCATCGCCGAACTCCGCGAAGAGGTCGACACCCTCATCGTCATTCCCAACGACCGGCTGCTGTCCATCTCGGACCGCCAGGTCAGCGTGCTCGACGCGTTCAAGTCGGCCGACCAGGTGCTGCTCTCGGGTGTCCAGGGCATCACCGACCTCATCACGACCCCGGGGCTGATCAACCTCGACTTCGCCGACGTCAAGTCGGTCATGTCCGAGGCCGGATCGGCACTCATGGGCATCGGATCGGCGCGCGGCGACGACCGTGCGGTCGCCGCGGCGGAGATGGCGATCTCCTCGCCGCTCCTCGAGGCGTCCATCGACGGCGCCCGCGGTGTCCTGCTCTCCATCTCCGGTGGCAGCGACCTCGGTCTCTTCGAGATCAACGAGGCAGCCCAGCTGGTGAGCGAGGCGGCCCACCCGGAGGCGAACATCATCTTCGGTGCGGTCATCGACGACGCGCTGGGCGACGAGGTGCGTGTCACCGTCATCGCCGCGGGCTTCGACGGCGGACAGCCGCCGGCCCGCCGGGAGACCGTCCTCGGAGCGGGCGCCGGCAAGCGCGAGGAGCCGGCCCCGCCGGCCCGGACCGCCGAGCCGGCCCGTCCGACGGGCGGCCTGGGTTCCGTGCCGCCGCGCGAGGAGCCGAAGGCGCCGGCCGAGCCGGTACCGGTGGCGAACGAGAGCTCGCTTCCGCCGGCCTCCCCGCCGCACGTGCCCACGGCCCGTCCCTACCAGGACAGCCAGGCCGAAGAGCTGGACGTACCGGACTTCTTGAAGTGA